The sequence below is a genomic window from Corvus cornix cornix isolate S_Up_H32 chromosome 1, ASM73873v5, whole genome shotgun sequence.
GGAGCGGCGGGGACTGCGATGGTCTTCGCCCCCTCTCTGGCCCTGCCCGGCCCTTGGCTTGCAGCGGAGCCTGGCAGAAGGTTCCCGTCGCGGGAGCCGTCCCAAGGCGCCCGCAGACACCTGCCCGCTCCCTGGTTTGGGCTTTCTCCCACGGCGGGAGGGGTCAGAGGCGGGGGGCTGGTGCCGCGAGGATCGCCTCGAAAGCCGCAGAGCGGCACAGAGCCGACACCTGAGGCGGCCCCGAAGcctcctggggcaggggaaggcacCTGGGCAACCGGCGCGGGGCTCGTCGTGTGTCCGCGGGGCTGCGCCTGCCCCAGCGCCACacgggctgtgctgggaaggggacaATCTCCGCGGGGGCTGGGGGCATTTATTTCCATGAGCGCCGCGAGGATGCCGGGGCGGGGAcgctccttccccagccccgcTTCCCTTTCCCGGAGGGGCTGGCGGAGGGATGGAGCGAGCCCAGCACGGCAGGAGCGCGGAGCGGGGGTCGCGCCGGGAGCCGCTCGCAGCCCTCGGGgtcccagcccggcccggccgccggGGACCGCCTCGgtttacacaggaaaaaacccaaaccaaacaaaaagtcCCCTGGGGCCGGTCTCGCTCTCGCTCCCCGTCGGTGTCTGTGCACCCCGAACTCCCCCACGAGCCGTCAGGGTTTATAAAGAACTGTGTATTTCTGCGAGTGCAGCCCCTCcgttattttaaataaatgtccTGCCGTTTGTCGGTCTGGAGAGAGACGGGAAAGGCTTTGCCCCGGCGAGGACTCGCATCTTGTGGGCTCCtgcccacctgcagcccccagagcaCCGTGGGAACCTCAGCCCGTCCCGGAGCCCCCCGACCTCCTTGTCCTTAGAAACACCGGAGCCCTTTCCTTGGGGTGTGCGAAATATTTCCTGCCCCAATACCTGCGTCCAGAACTGCCAAAATCCCCCCGGGCCACAGACACGAGCGGCTTCGGGAGGGAAAATAATTAGGAGGTTGtccccaaataattttcttttccgTGGATTTTCGTTCGGCGGGTTTTTGGTTGAAGGTGAAACGCGCAGAAGCCATCGCAGTGAGAGAACTCCCCAGCGCCAAGCGGAATGCTTCCTCTCCCcgaatgaatatttaattaatatttctcttttgccAAGCGCTGGATTCGACAGACAGAAATGTTCACGTTACCAACGCGGCATCGGTCAGTTTTTCCTTGCCGCCCTGATTCTAAAGGGAAcaaatgaggaaggaaaaagacccaacaaaaaacccaaacctcaaACGGTTTCGATTCGCCGGCGaagaaaactgacaaaaaaCTTCACGAAAACGCAAGGATGCACCCAAAAtattcccatcccttccccagctgtCTCCTCCTCCGCGGgacagagaggaagaggaaaacgacattgatttaaaatgcttttcttttttttttttccttttttttctttttatttaaaatctcaaCAGTGgatcacctttttttttttttttttttgcaaccgaacaagtaataaatattatttagcaacttttttttctttttcttttctttttttttttttttttttttacaaaaataaacagatgatAAAATCTCTGCAAGGGGCAGCGATAAGAAAAGTTGTTATTTCAGAAACAAGCCCAAGTTCTCAGTATTGCAACACGGACAGGGTGAAAGTTCCTACACAGAAAGAGCATTAAAGAGTTCAAACTTTGTTAAAGGTGGCAGGAacgtaaaaaaaaaaccaaaacaaacgTGTTATACGCTTAAAAGTAAAACAAGCCAACAAACCCCAAGAACCCAAACCAACGAAATCAAGGCAAACCGACCCCTTTTTCACTCATGAGGCTGACACAGAACAAGTGCACGGACGGAAAGCTCAGGCAGAGCAGACTCGCGTCGTTATCGGTCTATTTACAAATCCCGAACCGGAAAGAAAACCGACAGAAGCCCCCGGCGGGCTGGGGAGCGGGAAAAGCGGGGAACCAACCGGCATTCCCGGCTGCACTTCCACCCGGAGCGCCGCTGCTCCTGCCGGCCCCGGGAGCCCCGGGATGGGCTTTCAGGGGGATGTGACCCGGGAACGGCTCCAGAGGCTCTACGCGTAGAAAGGAGACcgggagaggggagggaacgaacaaacaaacaaataaccGAGCCAAAGCCCCTCTGCAGTTTTGGTTCCTCCGTTCGCGGCGAGCCCGGGCACCGCCGCCCTCCCCTGCTCCGGAGTTCTCGGCAACGTcggaaaattaaaaatacaggagaTGCGCGGGGCTTTACTCGTGCCGGAGGGCTTCCCCCGGCgtttggggagcagggcagaCCCCGGGCCGGGCTCCATTCCCTCCCGCCGCCCCTCCGGCGGAcccgggagcggagcgggggGTCCCGCTGCCGCCGGGGGACAGCGTTTGTAGGTCCTGGGGgtgccggggccgcgggggcgcggcggggccgcccaGCCGAGGGGCTCATTTGGTGTCGGTGGCTAATCTGGGCAGGCTGGCGGTGCCCATGCCGGAGACGTGGTGGTGCGGCGGGGCCGACACCTGGCACATGCTGCAGGGGCACGGCATCCCCCCCCAGTGCTGGAAGCCGCTGCCcagcggggcggcggcggcggcggcggccgagGGCGACTTGAGGAGCCCGTGCGGGGGCCGGATGGAGCTGACGGCCGAGAGGCcggagccgggcagggaggCGCTGGAGACGGCGGCGGGGGGCAGGATCGGGTGGTGCACGGGGTGCGAGGCCGGGTGGCCCGGGTGGCCGGGCAGCGGCGCCGAGTGGGCGCCCATGCCGCCGGGGCAGGCGGCGGGGTGGAAGCCGGCGTGGTGGCCGCCGTAGATCTCGCTGACCAGGCGCTTCATCTCCTCCAGGGAGTTGGTGAGCATGAGGATGTAGTTGCGCGCCAGGAGCAGCGTGGCGATCTTGGAGAGCTTGCGCACCGACGGGCCGTGCGCGTAGGGCATCACCTCCCGCAGCCCGTCCATGGCGATGTTCAGGTCGTGCATCCGCTTGCGCTCCCGACTGTTGATCTTCAGccgcagctgctgcagctccggCTCCGTCATCTGCTTCTTGTCCTTcttggaggaggaagaggaggacgACGAGGAGGAGGACGACGACGACTTGAAGCCCAGCTTgtccaccaccaccacccccgCAGCGCTCATGGCGCTGCGCAGCTCGGCGCTCAGCTCCGGCGGGGAGTCGCTTTGCGTGGAGCTGGACACGGTGCCGCCCGTGAAGCCCCCGCCGCTGCCTTTATTCCTGGCCGTGAGGAAGAGGTCATCGGGCTCCGGGGAGGACGGGCGGCTGGAAACCAGGCTGGCGTCCGAGTCCATggcccggcgggcggggcggcggcgcgcACCGGGCAGCCTGCGGGGAGGGGAGAGAACCCGCGGGCGGCCCCGCGTCAGCGCCCGCCGCAGCTCGCCGGGGCACCGCGCCCGCCCACCCGCCCCGTCGGCGAGCCCGCTCCGCCGCGCCGGGGAGGGACGGCGGCGGCaccggccccgctgcccgccctCCCCTCGCCGGGGGCGGCTCctgtcccgtcccgtcccgtcccgtcccgtcccgtcccgtccctcCCTTCGCTCCTGTCCGCTGGGCCGGGGCTCGGGGTCcgcgcggggggcgcgggcgcGGGGGGCACTCACCGTGCGCGGGGCGGCCGTGGCGAGCGGCGCGCCGGGACGGGCGAGCACGGCAGCAGCGCGCACCTTGCGGCGGAGCGGCCGCCGCTTTATAGCCGCGCCGGGGAGGAACGATGTCACCGGGCGGGAGGGGGGCTGCGCCAAtccgcggcggcggcggggggacGGCTGATGTCACCGGGGCCGCTCCGGCTCGAtggggcgggcgggggggggggcgcCGGCCGGAGCGGCGCGGGGAGCCCGGCGgggggggcgcggcgggggggAGGGACTTTTGTCAAATCCATAATAAAATGCAACAATGACAGCGCCGGGAACAGCTGTTGGAggggcgggacgggacggggaCAGGACCAAACAGCCCCCGGCTCCCGCCAGCACGTCGGTGTTTCCCGGTGCCCGGCCCGTCCGCCCCGCCAGGAGCGCTTGGCAGCGGCCCCGCCGCTCGCACCGGGCAGCGCTTCCCCCGCCCGGTGCCCCCTCCTGCCCCGAGGGCGTTATTCCCCCGTCAAGTGCTGCAAAGAGAGGTGGAGAAAAGCGGGATTTCGGCCTCTCCGTTCCCCAGCAGCGAATTTCCCCTAGCATCccccggctccggctccggccCCGCAGCGACCTGGAGAAGTTCTTGAAGCGGCCGCCTGAatctccccccaaaaaatcttCAGCGAGAcgggagcaggagaggggagagaaggaaagagtaGAGAACgttaacaaacaaacaaaaaatgaccTTCGGGAATGCCTCCCGCCTTCCTGCGCTGCTCGCCCGGCTCCCGGCGAGTCCCCTCACCCCGGCAGATCCGCGCAACAGGGCCGGAGCTTCCTCGCACTGGGGTAAATCCCCcggccgccccctccccgccggcCCCCCCGGCCCCTTTGCCTTTGTTGTATTATTTTTACACCCGTGTGTTTCCCAGCTGGCCCGGCAAGCCTCAACCATCCgttaaatatgtatttaaaacgTTAAGAAGTGAAGCGTGGAAATGTGTTTCCCAACGGTTGCGGGGATGATCCGTAACAGGTCAATTAGGAAAATCTGTCCCCGCGACAGCCGGGCCCGCCGCCCGGCGTGTGTCCCGCTgccgcccggcccggccacCGGGGACGTGCCCGGCTCCCCCCGGGCCGCGGGGCCGCTCCGGCGCTCGGTGCCCGCACCCGGCCGGGCAGGGGGGGCACCCCGCGGATGGGGGAGCTGCGGCTGAGCCCCGGGGGTGCGGAGCGGGACGGGGACTCCCGTCTGTGCAAAGCTGGCATTTATTCCGTGCCGGGGAAGCGGCAGCAGGAGCCGGGCGCTGCCTTTGCCTGGTGGCTCTGAGCGCCGCGGTGTTGGAGCCTCAGAAAACAGGACAACAACGAGCACAACGAATTAAACCCCGAAGCCTTTCCCGGCTCCCTGCAGGGCCCGGCCTGCGGAGGGGGAACGGGCCCCGGCCAGGCCgggaggggcggcggggcgggggcggtcGCCCCCAGGGCAGCGGTGCTGGCGAGAGAACGAGGAAAACGCGGCATGGTTCGTCTCCTGCCTCCCAGAGCTCGGTAATTTTCCGTCTTAGAGGCTGGGACGTTTCCTTCTAAAGAGGTCGCACCTCCCCGTCGGGTCTGCGGCAGCCGCGGCTGAGCCCCGGGGAGCGGCTGAGCTCCATCAGCCCGGGATGGGACGGGCCCCCGGAGCCCCTGCGGCCCGCTCGGGGACCGGGAGCCCGGCGGGGAGAGCAGGAACCTCCCGGGAGCCCGGCGGGAGCCGTGGaggtggggctggagcagaggtgggGGTCACCTGCCCAAAGGGACAGCGGGGAAAGGCGGGGAAGAGCCTCCGGCCCTGCCCTGAACAGCGCGGACGGACAGTGGGGATGGACAGAGGGGATGGACAGAGGGGATGGacagagggaagggacagagggGATGGACAGCGGGGATGGacagagggaagggacagagggGATGGACAGCGGGGATGGACAGCGGGGATGGACAGAGGGAAGGGACAGCAAGGATGGACAGAGGGGATGGACAGCGGGGATGGACAGTGGGAAGGGACAGTGGGAAGGGACAGAGGGGATGGACAGCGGGGATGGACAGCGGGGATGGACAGCGGGGATGGAACAGAGGGGATGGACAGCGGGGATGGACAGTGGGAAGGGACAGCGGGGATGGACAGCGGGAAGGGACAGTGGGGATGGACAGCGGGGATGGATAGCGGGGATGGACAGTGGGAAGGGACAGAGGGGATGGacagagggaagggacagagggGATGGACAGAGGGGATGGACAGCGGGGATGGACAGCGGGGATGGACAGCGGGGATGGAACAGAGGGGATGGACAGCAGGGATGGACAGTGGGAAGGGACAGCGGGGATGGACAGCGGGAAGGGACAGTGGGGATGGACAGCGGGCGGGGGGCGCAGGGGGGCAACCGAAGCTCGGGGCCGCTGCATCCTGAGGAGGTTCTGGCATCACCCGGGGGGGCCCGGGAGGGAGAAATGGGCAGTGGACtggctccttttccttttccttttccttttccttttccttttccttttccttttcttttcccttgctcttccctttcccttcctcttttccttccccttccttttctccttttccctttcccctatccttccctcccccctttttccttttcttctgttttccttttttcttgtttcttttttctcgTTTCTTTTTTCtcgtttcttttttttttttttttctctccccctgcAGAAAGGAAACCCCTCTCCGACTCCGCAGCAGAACTCTCGGGACCTGAGTCCCTAAGGGAGCAATGTCCTTGGTGACCACTGTCCATCCGCCTGGACACGAACTGTGCCCCGCCCGCAGCCCGCGGGGCCGGGATTGGGAtcgggagcgggagcgggatCGGGAGCGGGACCGCCCGGGGCTGCTCTGCCGTCCTGTCGGGGGGTACGAGGAAGAAGGGGGACGATCTCTGCCGTGAGATGACAAATTCAATGTCGCACCTCCCCCTCCTTGGACTCGGGAAGGCTCCGCATCGCACCCGCCTCTCGCTCGCACATCCCGGGAAGCGGCCCCGGAGGGTTCCCAGAGGAGCCCTTCACCCGAACTTGATTTTGACACTAAAATGTGGAACAGAGCCCATTTGCTGGGCTATgaatatgtattatttttttttaatagcgTCTGTAGACAACTAAGGCATGAATGAAGGCAATCAGGAAACATGATGAAGTGGTAACTTAATAAAAACCAGACTATCGCTTTCATGCTGGAAATCACTTGGAATGTCATTAGGTTATTGTTGGAGCGGTTCACTGCCCGTGTTCCCTCCAAGCCCGCGGCCCGAGGAACACGCACAGCCTCGCTGGAGTTGCCCGGTCCGGCTGGGAGGAATCCGAGGCATTCGAAGGACCGAGGGCCGGggtgtggctgcagctcctgcagctgaaaacagttCCAGCGCTGCCTCGGAGAGCCAGAGCGGTCTGCCGCCCATCTGTGCGCAGCGCTGGGGGCTCCAGGCTGGGCTTCgcagccccagagcccctgAAACTTCCCAGTTCTGAGTGGGATCTTCAGGGATCCACTGGGGTCACTACTGTCCGACCCCAAACCCCTCTGGAGCACAAAGCTCAGCACCTGACAGCGAGGACGTGAGCTCAGGGAGCTCTTTGCCCACTGCCCAAAGGTGTGAGGGGAGACCCACGGAAAGAACAACTTCAGCATTCAGATTTGGCCCTTTCCCCTcgttttcttccttttttcttcgCATTAATTTCCTTCTGGCTGCATCTCAGTCAGGTACAGACGTATTTCGCTGCTTGGACTTCCAGGTGAAGCCCAGCCTGCGGGTCTTGGGGCAGCTCCACCTGCCCAATTAACACATCTGATACTTGGTATCTCCAAGAAGGAAACTCGAGTTCAAGGAGCGGGGCAGTCGCTGTTATTCCCCCGGGgttctcctcttttccaggctgggtTTGTTTTCGTTAGCACTTGTTCCATGGAAGTGCTGGAGACACACGCTCCTTGCCAAAAACTCAGCATGTCTTCCCATTCAATCAGAGACTGGAAACGCTTCTCATCTTCACAGGAGTCACCCAGAGGGAAGTCTCAGAAATACCAGAGCTGATGTTTGTGATATTTGCAGGATTAAAAACATGCAGGAAATTGGCCATCTCCTGTTCTcatccagcaggaaaaaaccctctttaTTTATAAACTTTTGACACTCAAGAGCCCGCTGTCATCGAGAACATGAAAATTAAACTCCTGGTTAAAACCCAGGCCGGATTCTGGGTCTTTTATCTGTCAGGCTCAGTCGTCCCTCCCAGGCACGACCGATCACTGGAACCGGTCTGACACTCCTGGGATTAACGGGAATGGTTTGGGATTGCTcaacctggagaggagaagccctggggtgacctcagtgtggccttgcagggcctgaaggagctgcaggaaacctggagagagacaattcccaagggctggagggccaggacccagggaatggcttcccagtgccagagggcagggatagattgggaaggaattgttccctgggagggtgggtaggccctggcacagggtgccctctggcactgggaagccattccctggctcctggccctccatgccttgtccccagtccctctccagctctcctggagcccctttaggccctgcaaggggctctgagctctccctggatccttctcttccccaggtgagcacccccagctctcccagcctggctccagagcagaggggctccagcacttggggcatccacagcatCCTCTGGATGCAttccatgtctttttttcccatataaCAGAGCAGGAATTTTTAGTTCTCATTTAAGTTCCCTGAACAACATTTTCATAACTCTCTGTCACACTTTGCCACTTGTCTGTGTCACTCTCATACTCCCCTTCCTGTCTTCTCCACTTCCCATGTCTTGGCTGGGAGCTCCTTATAAATGAGCCAGCCCTGGCAAAGTCTTAGTGCTGAGAGAACCCAAACCCATGGATGTGTTTTGCTTCCCATGCAAACACTGGAAATCAGTTTTCCCTCAGGTTATTCCTTCATCCTGCCCCTACCCTGTGCTCATGAGGAAAACTTCTTAAAATTCGTGATGCTGCAGGTGAATGCACCTGTCTGACCAACCCCCAAGGATTTCGTTGCTGTGGAAATGATCCCTCATCCAGAGGCGTTGGTGCCTTCAGAGTGGGTTGGATGTGGAGGCAACAACGATTGGGCTCATGTGGAAACACTCCCTGGCCATGGGCTTTTCGTTGCCAGTGTTATGGGGGGTCCTTGGAATGGAGAAGTTGGAATTacggaatatcctgagtgggaaggacCCCCAAGGATCATTgatccaacccctggccctgcccagacaccccagcaatcccagcctgggcatccctggcagcgctgtccaaacgctcctggagctctggcagcctcggggccgtgcccattccctggggagcctgggcagtgcccagcagcctctgggggaagaacctttccctaaaatccaacctaaccctgccctggcccagctccagccgctccctggctgctgtccctggcccaggagcagagatcggagctgtcCCTGCgctgcccctcgggaggagctgcagccccggggagctctgccctcagcctcctccaggctgagctgacCAGGTGACCTCG
It includes:
- the OLIG2 gene encoding oligodendrocyte transcription factor 2 encodes the protein MDSDASLVSSRPSSPEPDDLFLTARNKGSGGGFTGGTVSSSTQSDSPPELSAELRSAMSAAGVVVVDKLGFKSSSSSSSSSSSSSSKKDKKQMTEPELQQLRLKINSRERKRMHDLNIAMDGLREVMPYAHGPSVRKLSKIATLLLARNYILMLTNSLEEMKRLVSEIYGGHHAGFHPAACPGGMGAHSAPLPGHPGHPASHPVHHPILPPAAVSSASLPGSGLSAVSSIRPPHGLLKSPSAAAAAAAPLGSGFQHWGGMPCPCSMCQVSAPPHHHVSGMGTASLPRLATDTK